The DNA segment GCATCAAAATCTTGTCCTCAAATGACGGTTATAGCTCCGCGAAAATCGGTGTTAAATCAAAACGAATAAAGTAGCAAATTGATAAAATAGGAATTTGTAAATCCACCTGATGAGGAGTTTACATAAATGGCGAATGAGGATATTGCAAAACTGCGCATTGACAAAGCGAAAGTTACCAGACACAGGGGAAAGGGGAAAAGGAATTTATACCTGATATTTATCCTGATATCCATAATCATCATCGTAGGATTTCTTTATGTCAAAGGCATTCTAACGCCGTCCATTCAAGTAGAAGTTGCAAGCGTGATAAAAATATACCCTTCTCAGACTTTTACTCTGTTGAATGCGAGTGGATATGTGGCAGCACAACGTAAGGCTGCTGTCGCCTCAAAAGTAACAGGACGTCTCATATCGTTGTCGGTTGAAGAGGGAAGCCGGATAAAGGCCGGACAGGTGATTGCCAAGCTCGAAAGCGAGGATGTTGCCGCTTCCAAGAACCAGGCGGAAGCCAACCTAAAGGCCCTACGTTATAATCTGGAACAGGCGAAGGCAGAATTAAATGATGCCTTGCTTTCTTTCAACAGGAATAAGGATTTGCTGGAGCATGGGTTTGTATCAAAGGCTGAATATGATTCTTCAGAAGCACGTTACAGGAAGGCAATTGCAGCAGTCGAAGCAGCTGGGGCGGCAGTTAAGGCCGGAACTGCGGCGCTTCACGGCGCCAATGTAGCCCTGGACTACACCTTGATCCGTGCCCCTTTTGACGCTGTTGTCTTAACCAAAAATGCCGATATAGGCGATATCGTCACTCCTATAGGGGCTGCTGCTAATGCTAAAGCGGCGGTAGTCACCATAGCCGATATGGATTCCCTCCAGGTAGAGGTAGATGTCTCTGAATCAAATATTCATCAGATAAGGCTGGGGCAGCCCTGTGAAATTCAGTTAGACGCCTTGCCCGATTCACGATTCCGTGGAGAGGTACATATGATTGTACCGACTGCGGACCGGACCAAGGCGACCGTGTTGGTAAAAACGAAATTTATTGATAAAGACAGCCGCATATTGCCTGAGATGAGTGCAAAGGTTGCGTTTCTTTTGCGAAAGGTCACTCCGGAAGAACAAAAACCCTTAAAAGCGATTTCCTCTTCATCAGTAATTACGGGCAATGGAAAGAATCTGGTTTATGTGGTCAAGGGTGACAGGGCGGTTGAAACGGCCATCACCATTGGGAAACAACTCGGCGACATGACGGAAGTTTTACAAGGAGTTGAAGTTGGAGATAAAGTGGTAGTTAAGCCGCTGAAAAAGGTAAAGGATGGAGTTAGGGTAAAAACATCTGAGCAGTAAATGAAAAACAAGACACCTATTGTTGAAGTAGAAAATATATGTAAATCCTACCGGCGTGGCAACCAGATTCTGCAAGTTCTGTATAATATTACTTTGAATATCAATAAAGGTGAGTTTCTAGCATTTATGGGTCCTTCAGGTTCGGGTAAGACTACTTTGTTAAATCTCATAGCAGGCATTGACAGAGCGGACTCCGGCATAATCAGAGTAGGCGGCCTGGATATTACTTCACTTTCCGAAACTGAACTTGCCCAATGGCGTGCCACAAATGTCGGTTTTATCTTTCAGTTGTACCATCTCATCCCGGTGCTGACCGCTTTTGAGAATATTGAACTTCCACTGCTTTTGACAGACCTTTCAAGAAAAGAAAGGCGGGAGCATGTGAAGATGGTTCTGCAAATGGTCAACCTTGCAGACAGGATGGACCATTACCCCTCCCAACTCTCGGGCGGTCAACAACAACGCGTGGCGATTGCACGCGCAGTTGTAACTGATCCCGTCATGCTGGTTGCGGATGAGCCGACAGGCGACCTGGACAGAGTTTCTGCTGATGAAGTACTTGATCTTATGGAAAGGCTTGTGCATGAACTTGGCAAAACCATTATTATGGTGACTCATGATCCGAGGGCCGCGGAAAGGGCTCATATTATTAAGCGCCTCGATAAAGGTGCTCTGAATGTATAGCCTCAAGATCATTTTCAGAAACGCTTGCCGCCACAAACTTCGCACCTTTCTAACCATCCTCGGCATCATTATCGCTATTCTTGCCTTCGGTCTCCTTCGTACCGTGATAAGCGCCTGGTATGCGGGCGTTGACGCCTCCTCCGCCAGCCGTCTTGTGACGAGAAATTCCATATCACTTGTTTTTCCACTCCCTGTTTCGTATCAGGAAAAGATCCGACAGGTAAAAGGTGTGAAGACAGTTTCTTACGGTAACTGGTTCGGTGGTATCTACATAGACGAAAAAAACTTCTTTGCAAATTACGCTGTGGAACCGAAGACCTATCTTAAACTGTATCCGGAGCTTGTAATTTCCTCAGACCAGAAAACCGCCTTTCTCCGTGACCGAAAAGCAGCCATTGCCGGACGTAAGCTGGCGGAAAGGTACGGCTGGAAGATCGGCGATGTGATCACATTGAAAGGGACCATTTTCCCGGGCAACTGGGATTTTGTAATACGTGGCATCTATAAGGGGAGAGATCAATCGGTAGATGAAACCGCCTTCATCTTTCACTGGGAATATCTTAACGAAACCCTGAAAAAAACCGTCCCCCGGCGGGCGGATCAGGTCGGCTTCTACATGATAGGATTAACCAGCCCGAACCTGGCCGCGGATGTCGCAGTAAAGATAGATGAAACATTTAAAAACTCTCTGGCAGAAACATTAACTGAAACCGAAAAAGCCTTTCAGTTGAGCTTTATCTCCATGACGGAGGCTATTGTCATCGCCATACAACTGGTTTCCTTTGTAATTATCATTATTATCATGGCGGTTGTTGCCAATACTATGGCCATGACCGCCCGTGAGAGGATTAGTGAATATGCCGTTTTCAAAACGCTTGGATTCGGCGGCTTTCACATTTCCGGTTTGATATTTGGTGAATCTCTACTTATCACAATGATAGGAACTGTTCTTGGTATCGTTCTTACTTTTCCCGCGGCAAAAGTATTCAGCAAAGAACTGAGCGCCTACTTTCCCGTATTCAATGTTGCGGCGGAAACAATCTATCTGGATATAGTAATGTCTTTTCTTATTGCACTTATGTCCGCAATCTTTCCAACGTGGCGCGCCATAAAAATTCGGATAGCTGATGGACTCGGAAGGATAGGATAGAGGAAAACAAATCGGGGCGATGGGAATATGGAATGAAAATACCTTTTTCGTATAGCTTGCGTAATCTATGGACCCGGCGTCTGACAACATTTCTCACCATTTCCGGTATGGCTCTTGTGGTGTTCGTGTTTGCAGCGATCCTGATGCTGGCGGAGGGGTTGCAGAAGACCCTTGTAGATACCGGTTCATACGATAATGCAGTAGTAATCCGAAAAGCGGCGGGTTCGGAAGTCCAAAGCGGTGTTGAACGGCTGCAGGCTTCTATTGTAGAAACTGAGCCGGAGGTGGCAATAGGACCAAACGGGAAACCGTTATTGGCAAAAGAGCTGATCGTTCTTATTACTCTTCCCAAGCGTGGAACCAATAAGCCCTCCAATGTCGTCATAAGGGGGATCTCGGAAAGTTCAATGATGTTAAGGCCGCAGATAAAACTTGTCGCCGGGCGTATACCAAGGCCCGGTTCATACGAAATAGTTGCCGGGCAAAGCATTGCAAAGAGGTTTAAAGGCGGTGGTGTAGGAGAGACACTCCGCTTCGCCATGAGAGACTGGATAGTGGTTGGGATATTTGATGCGGGGAATACAGGTTTCAGCTCAGAGATATGGGGAGATATTGATCAACTGA comes from the Syntrophales bacterium genome and includes:
- a CDS encoding ABC transporter ATP-binding protein; this encodes MKNKTPIVEVENICKSYRRGNQILQVLYNITLNINKGEFLAFMGPSGSGKTTLLNLIAGIDRADSGIIRVGGLDITSLSETELAQWRATNVGFIFQLYHLIPVLTAFENIELPLLLTDLSRKERREHVKMVLQMVNLADRMDHYPSQLSGGQQQRVAIARAVVTDPVMLVADEPTGDLDRVSADEVLDLMERLVHELGKTIIMVTHDPRAAERAHIIKRLDKGALNV
- a CDS encoding ABC transporter permease, coding for MKIPFSYSLRNLWTRRLTTFLTISGMALVVFVFAAILMLAEGLQKTLVDTGSYDNAVVIRKAAGSEVQSGVERLQASIVETEPEVAIGPNGKPLLAKELIVLITLPKRGTNKPSNVVIRGISESSMMLRPQIKLVAGRIPRPGSYEIVAGQSIAKRFKGGGVGETLRFAMRDWIVVGIFDAGNTGFSSEIWGDIDQLMQAFRRPVYSSIIFRLGDSSEFEIVKSRIENDPRLTLEAMRETRYYEKQSEMMAKFLRILGVSLTVIFSLGAVIGAMITMYAAVANRTGEIGALRALGFQKGNILTSFLIESLLLGFIGGSIGLFFASFLQMLTVSTMNFQTFSELAFTFSLTFKIIYEAMAFSLIMGLVGGVLPAVKAARMNIVEALRAI
- a CDS encoding efflux RND transporter periplasmic adaptor subunit, with amino-acid sequence MANEDIAKLRIDKAKVTRHRGKGKRNLYLIFILISIIIIVGFLYVKGILTPSIQVEVASVIKIYPSQTFTLLNASGYVAAQRKAAVASKVTGRLISLSVEEGSRIKAGQVIAKLESEDVAASKNQAEANLKALRYNLEQAKAELNDALLSFNRNKDLLEHGFVSKAEYDSSEARYRKAIAAVEAAGAAVKAGTAALHGANVALDYTLIRAPFDAVVLTKNADIGDIVTPIGAAANAKAAVVTIADMDSLQVEVDVSESNIHQIRLGQPCEIQLDALPDSRFRGEVHMIVPTADRTKATVLVKTKFIDKDSRILPEMSAKVAFLLRKVTPEEQKPLKAISSSSVITGNGKNLVYVVKGDRAVETAITIGKQLGDMTEVLQGVEVGDKVVVKPLKKVKDGVRVKTSEQ
- a CDS encoding FtsX-like permease family protein; its protein translation is MYSLKIIFRNACRHKLRTFLTILGIIIAILAFGLLRTVISAWYAGVDASSASRLVTRNSISLVFPLPVSYQEKIRQVKGVKTVSYGNWFGGIYIDEKNFFANYAVEPKTYLKLYPELVISSDQKTAFLRDRKAAIAGRKLAERYGWKIGDVITLKGTIFPGNWDFVIRGIYKGRDQSVDETAFIFHWEYLNETLKKTVPRRADQVGFYMIGLTSPNLAADVAVKIDETFKNSLAETLTETEKAFQLSFISMTEAIVIAIQLVSFVIIIIIMAVVANTMAMTARERISEYAVFKTLGFGGFHISGLIFGESLLITMIGTVLGIVLTFPAAKVFSKELSAYFPVFNVAAETIYLDIVMSFLIALMSAIFPTWRAIKIRIADGLGRIG